Proteins from one Streptomyces sp. NBC_00289 genomic window:
- a CDS encoding NAD-dependent epimerase/dehydratase family protein encodes MGVDGEKTVVVTGGSGFVGSHLVRRLLERGYRVRTTVRGGADSAKVRPLRAMREAFPGRLELFEADLLREGSFDEAVRGSRVVFHVASPFLMPEKIKDGRRDMVDPALLGTRNVLASVERAPTVERLVLTSTVGAIFGDYADVMDMDDQLLTERYFNTTSTVENNPYHYAKTLAERAAWDAEAAQDRWRMVSVNPGLILGPSLTPASESGSLFLLDELFKGYFFYGAPDFSFTTADVREVAEAHIAAAERPDAKGRYIVAAETMTSFHEMSRIIRARHPRDLRLPRTALPHWPVRVLGPAFGLSQDYIRKHLGIRFRVDNSRSVHELGVSYRPIEQTVLDHYAAWRGRRDAN; translated from the coding sequence GTGGGCGTGGACGGCGAGAAGACCGTGGTGGTGACCGGTGGCAGCGGTTTCGTCGGCAGTCATCTGGTACGGCGGCTGCTGGAGCGGGGCTACCGGGTCCGCACCACCGTGCGCGGCGGCGCCGACTCGGCGAAGGTGCGGCCACTGCGGGCCATGCGCGAGGCGTTCCCCGGCCGGCTCGAGCTGTTCGAGGCGGACCTGCTGCGGGAGGGTTCCTTCGACGAGGCGGTGCGCGGCAGCCGGGTGGTGTTCCACGTGGCGTCGCCGTTCCTCATGCCGGAGAAGATCAAGGACGGCCGCAGGGACATGGTGGACCCGGCGCTGCTGGGCACGCGCAACGTGCTGGCGAGCGTGGAGCGGGCGCCGACGGTCGAACGGCTGGTCCTCACCTCCACCGTCGGCGCGATCTTCGGTGACTACGCCGACGTCATGGACATGGACGACCAGCTGCTGACGGAGCGTTACTTCAACACCACCAGCACGGTGGAGAACAACCCTTACCACTACGCGAAGACGCTCGCGGAGCGCGCGGCGTGGGACGCGGAGGCGGCCCAGGACCGCTGGCGCATGGTCTCCGTCAACCCCGGTCTGATCCTGGGTCCTTCCCTGACCCCCGCCTCGGAGTCCGGCAGCCTGTTCCTGCTGGACGAGCTGTTCAAGGGTTACTTCTTCTACGGAGCACCGGACTTCAGCTTCACGACGGCGGACGTGCGCGAGGTGGCCGAGGCGCACATCGCGGCGGCGGAGCGGCCGGACGCGAAGGGCCGCTACATCGTCGCCGCGGAAACCATGACGTCCTTTCACGAGATGTCCCGCATCATCCGGGCCCGCCACCCCCGCGACCTCCGCCTGCCGCGCACCGCGCTCCCCCACTGGCCGGTGCGCGTGCTCGGCCCGGCGTTCGGGCTGAGCCAGGACTACATCCGCAAGCACCTCGGCATCCGGTTCCGGGTGGACAACAGCAGGAGCGTGCACGAACTGGGTGTTTCCTACCGCCCGATCGAGCAGACCGTGCTGGACCACTACGCGGCATGGCGAGGCCGACGGGACGCGAACTGA
- a CDS encoding HAD family hydrolase has protein sequence MSTLRGIAVIFDLDGTLVDSEPNYYEASRQTLAEHGVPDFSWAEHERYVGISTLETVALLKERYGLGPSVAELLAAVDRRYLRLARVATHAYPEMRRFVELLAGEGVPMAVASGSSPEAIEAILSATGLGAFVPTVVSADEVARGKPAPDVFLEAARRLGVTPAECVVLEDAAPGATAARAAGMRCIAIPYVSGQADAAGFAGADLLVRGGQAAFTARAAYDWLAGPAPAAGPR, from the coding sequence ATGAGCACCCTGCGCGGCATCGCGGTCATCTTCGATCTCGACGGAACGCTCGTGGACAGCGAGCCGAACTACTACGAAGCGAGTCGGCAGACCCTCGCCGAGCACGGCGTTCCGGACTTCAGCTGGGCGGAGCACGAACGGTACGTCGGGATCAGCACCCTGGAGACGGTCGCCCTCCTCAAGGAGCGGTACGGTCTCGGGCCCTCCGTGGCGGAGCTGCTCGCCGCCGTCGACCGCCGCTATCTTCGGCTCGCACGGGTCGCCACGCACGCGTACCCCGAGATGCGCAGGTTCGTGGAGCTGCTGGCCGGCGAGGGCGTCCCGATGGCCGTGGCCTCGGGTTCGTCACCGGAGGCCATCGAAGCCATCCTCTCCGCGACGGGTCTGGGCGCGTTCGTGCCCACCGTCGTCTCGGCCGACGAGGTCGCGCGCGGCAAGCCGGCCCCCGACGTCTTCCTGGAGGCGGCCCGCCGACTCGGCGTGACTCCGGCCGAGTGCGTGGTCCTCGAGGACGCGGCTCCCGGCGCGACCGCCGCGCGTGCCGCCGGGATGCGGTGCATCGCGATCCCGTACGTCAGCGGGCAGGCGGACGCGGCCGGGTTCGCCGGGGCGGATCTGCTGGTGCGCGGGGGGCAGGCGGCGTTCACGGCGCGGGCCGCGTACGACTGGCTGGCGGGGCCGGCACCGGCGGCCGGGCCGCGCTGA
- a CDS encoding NlpC/P60 family protein gives MAPERTSRPRGLSLPGPRGSALATAALTSVALFTQTADAVPLSGEDTPSRDEVQQRVNTLYDQAETSTGNYNATRAMTTGTRRRAEPRRTDASADNVTRQWFDAARTRVGPTVPAVLPRDRTPEAAPTARPAERRSAAPELTAGPPPAAVPELPAGPAARPVLELTAGPAPAALPELTAGPTPALPALPGPRQEAVPAQPAPTAEAQRSSLRSSKEQNRRKLAAARELMARYTVQQRTPVAAIEAPPVQESWLTFPDLPAVPAVAITEPTRPTVEEVAWQQQPVPGPDVIASTPSVLDTGLPAAAVAPVVLQDQGNGGKAVRAMEFARAQIGRPCVWGATGPESYDCGSLTQAAWRAAGVALPRNAPDQASAGTVIPLGDVRPGDLIFFHDDLSHLGLYTGNGMMIHAPGPGTYIREESVYFAGESAIRGAVRLA, from the coding sequence ATGGCGCCGGAACGAACATCGCGCCCCAGAGGTCTCAGCCTCCCCGGCCCGCGCGGCTCCGCCCTCGCGACAGCCGCGCTCACCTCAGTGGCCCTGTTCACCCAGACCGCCGACGCCGTACCCCTCTCGGGGGAGGACACACCGAGCCGCGACGAGGTCCAGCAGCGGGTCAACACGCTCTACGACCAGGCGGAAACCTCCACCGGCAACTACAACGCGACCCGCGCCATGACGACGGGGACCCGCCGCCGCGCCGAGCCCAGGCGCACGGACGCCTCCGCCGACAACGTCACCAGGCAGTGGTTCGACGCGGCCCGCACCCGAGTGGGCCCGACCGTCCCCGCGGTGCTGCCGCGCGACAGGACACCCGAGGCCGCGCCCACGGCCCGCCCGGCCGAACGGCGCTCCGCCGCACCGGAGCTCACCGCCGGGCCGCCTCCCGCAGCCGTGCCCGAGCTGCCCGCCGGGCCGGCCGCACGGCCCGTACTGGAGCTGACCGCGGGACCCGCTCCCGCCGCCCTGCCCGAGTTGACCGCCGGACCGACGCCCGCGCTGCCGGCCCTGCCGGGGCCCCGGCAGGAGGCCGTCCCGGCGCAGCCCGCGCCGACCGCCGAGGCCCAGCGGTCCTCCCTGCGGTCCTCCAAGGAGCAGAACCGGCGCAAGCTCGCCGCGGCCCGCGAGCTGATGGCCCGGTACACCGTCCAGCAGCGCACACCCGTCGCGGCGATCGAGGCTCCGCCGGTCCAGGAATCCTGGCTCACCTTCCCCGACCTGCCCGCCGTCCCCGCTGTCGCGATCACGGAACCGACTCGCCCTACGGTCGAAGAGGTGGCGTGGCAGCAGCAGCCGGTGCCCGGCCCGGACGTGATCGCGAGCACCCCTTCGGTCCTCGACACGGGCCTTCCGGCGGCAGCCGTCGCCCCGGTCGTCCTTCAGGACCAGGGGAACGGCGGAAAGGCCGTGCGGGCAATGGAGTTCGCCCGCGCCCAGATCGGCAGGCCGTGCGTGTGGGGGGCGACCGGGCCGGAGTCGTACGACTGCGGCAGCCTGACCCAGGCCGCCTGGCGGGCGGCCGGCGTCGCCCTCCCCCGCAACGCACCCGATCAGGCGAGCGCCGGCACGGTGATACCCCTCGGCGACGTCCGGCCCGGAGACCTGATCTTCTTCCACGACGACCTGAGCCACCTCGGCCTCTACACCGGCAACGGCATGATGATCCACGCGCCGGGACCTGGCACGTACATCCGCGAGGAGTCGGTCTACTTCGCCGGGGAGTCGGCGATCCGCGGAGCCGTGCGGCTCGCCTGA
- a CDS encoding AAA family ATPase produces MDLCILEREFELVRLAAAAQGAADGAGSVVLVFGEAGIGKSSLVKAMPERLPAETRVLVGECDDLATRRPLGPFRDLVGSVGSELARAVMEGGDRNRVYEALLDELARTPHPAVLVVEDVHWADEASLDALRFLVRRIERLPALLVLTYRDDEVSSGHPLRHLLGQVSRAQRVHRLPLARLSLAAVRTLSEAGRLDLDPAKVYQVTSGNPFFVAEVVAAGGTGAVPPTVVDAVLARLRGLDAATVAALEQLAVVPSAVERPLIDALLADGVAGLTAAEQRGLLAVAPERVAFRHDLIRRAVADSLPAARRIELNRSVLAALVARPGSDAARLVHHAAQAGDEDAIARYGPDAARDAAGAGAHREAAAQLRLVLRARHRYTAAELADLLERYAVESYTIADSAAAVAAQQDAVALRRELGDIRALGADLRWLSRIHWWAGDAAPAQEAAREAVTVLEHAGDDRLLALAVSNTAQLRMLSDRYAEAVVHGERAIALAQKAGDPAILSHALNNVGTARWRGGDPAGRDQLEESLDVALSAGEVEHACRAYANLIWTLLDNLQYAEADRFLPPAMDLADRAEHLGFLTYLHVELAMRRFAAADWDDAEKHAEFGMHDFVPARCPALTVLARVRIRRGGAQDAEELLAEAWEIAVRTGELQRTGPVAAARAEAAWLRGDPAGVVAAAGPVHAEARDLPGAPYRAELGYWLTLAGQPVETDGSDHPYAWQARGEWRRAAALWQAAGCPYEHAVALGQSPDPADRLTALAALDALGAEPQARLIRAELRRLGVRRVPRGPLAATRDNPAGLTERQLQVVRLLADGLTNAEIAGRLVVSVRTVDNHVRAVLEKLDAPTRRHVAVRAAELGLLDGHES; encoded by the coding sequence GTGGACCTGTGCATCCTCGAGCGCGAGTTCGAGCTGGTGCGACTGGCCGCCGCCGCACAAGGAGCAGCGGACGGGGCCGGGTCGGTCGTGCTCGTCTTCGGGGAGGCGGGGATCGGCAAGTCGAGCCTGGTGAAAGCCATGCCCGAACGGCTTCCCGCAGAGACCCGGGTACTTGTCGGAGAGTGCGACGACCTCGCCACCCGACGGCCGCTGGGACCGTTCCGCGACCTCGTGGGCAGCGTCGGCAGTGAACTGGCGCGCGCCGTCATGGAAGGCGGCGACCGGAACCGCGTCTACGAGGCCCTGCTCGACGAACTGGCCCGGACACCCCATCCGGCGGTACTCGTCGTCGAGGACGTCCACTGGGCCGACGAGGCGTCACTGGACGCCCTGCGCTTCCTGGTACGGCGCATCGAGCGGCTGCCCGCCCTGCTGGTCCTCACCTACCGGGACGACGAGGTGAGCAGCGGACACCCCCTGCGTCACCTCCTCGGCCAGGTCTCCCGGGCTCAGCGCGTCCACCGGCTTCCGCTGGCCCGCCTCTCCCTGGCCGCCGTCCGCACGCTGAGCGAGGCCGGCCGGCTCGACCTCGACCCGGCGAAGGTGTACCAGGTGACGTCGGGCAACCCCTTCTTCGTCGCCGAGGTGGTGGCCGCGGGCGGCACCGGAGCCGTGCCGCCGACCGTCGTCGACGCCGTGCTCGCCAGACTCCGCGGGCTGGACGCCGCCACCGTGGCCGCCCTGGAGCAGCTGGCCGTCGTCCCCTCCGCCGTCGAGCGGCCCCTCATCGACGCGCTGCTCGCGGACGGGGTGGCCGGACTGACGGCGGCCGAGCAGCGCGGGCTGCTGGCCGTGGCGCCGGAGCGGGTGGCCTTCCGGCACGATCTGATCCGCCGGGCCGTCGCCGACTCGCTGCCCGCCGCGCGCCGTATCGAACTCAACCGCAGCGTCCTCGCGGCCCTCGTCGCCCGGCCCGGATCCGACGCCGCCCGCCTCGTCCACCACGCCGCACAGGCCGGCGACGAGGACGCCATCGCCCGCTACGGACCCGACGCCGCCCGGGATGCCGCGGGAGCCGGGGCCCACCGCGAAGCCGCCGCCCAGCTGAGGCTCGTCCTGCGCGCGCGACACCGCTACACGGCGGCCGAACTCGCCGACCTCCTCGAACGCTATGCCGTGGAGAGCTACACCATCGCGGACTCCGCCGCGGCCGTCGCCGCCCAGCAGGACGCGGTCGCCCTGCGCCGCGAGCTCGGCGACATCCGCGCCCTCGGCGCCGATCTGCGCTGGCTGTCCCGGATCCACTGGTGGGCCGGCGACGCCGCCCCGGCCCAGGAGGCCGCCCGGGAAGCCGTCACGGTCCTGGAACACGCGGGCGACGACCGGCTGCTGGCCCTCGCCGTCAGCAACACCGCCCAGCTGCGGATGCTGTCCGACCGCTACGCCGAGGCCGTCGTCCATGGCGAACGCGCCATCGCCCTGGCCCAGAAGGCGGGCGATCCCGCGATCCTCTCGCACGCCCTGAACAACGTCGGCACCGCCCGCTGGCGCGGCGGCGACCCCGCCGGGCGCGACCAGCTGGAGGAGAGTCTCGACGTGGCGCTCTCCGCCGGCGAGGTCGAACACGCCTGCCGCGCCTACGCCAACCTCATCTGGACTCTGCTGGACAACCTCCAGTACGCCGAGGCCGACCGCTTCCTGCCGCCGGCCATGGACCTGGCCGACCGCGCCGAACACCTCGGGTTCCTCACTTATCTGCACGTGGAGCTGGCCATGCGGCGGTTCGCGGCCGCCGACTGGGACGACGCGGAGAAACACGCCGAGTTCGGGATGCACGACTTCGTACCCGCCCGCTGCCCCGCCCTGACCGTGCTCGCCCGGGTCCGGATCCGCCGCGGTGGAGCGCAGGACGCCGAGGAGTTGCTGGCCGAGGCGTGGGAGATCGCCGTACGGACCGGTGAGCTCCAGCGCACCGGGCCGGTGGCGGCGGCGCGGGCCGAGGCGGCCTGGCTGCGGGGGGACCCGGCCGGTGTCGTCGCGGCCGCGGGACCCGTCCACGCGGAGGCCCGCGACCTGCCGGGCGCACCGTACCGCGCCGAACTCGGCTACTGGCTCACCCTGGCCGGGCAGCCGGTCGAGACGGACGGCTCCGACCACCCGTACGCCTGGCAGGCGCGCGGGGAGTGGCGGCGGGCCGCGGCGCTCTGGCAGGCGGCGGGCTGTCCCTACGAACACGCCGTCGCGCTCGGGCAGAGCCCGGACCCCGCCGACCGGCTCACCGCGCTCGCCGCACTCGACGCGCTGGGCGCCGAACCGCAGGCCCGGCTGATCCGCGCCGAGCTGCGGCGCCTCGGCGTGCGCCGCGTCCCCCGCGGCCCCCTCGCGGCGACCCGCGACAACCCCGCGGGCCTCACCGAGCGCCAGCTCCAGGTGGTGCGGCTGCTCGCCGACGGCCTGACCAACGCGGAGATCGCCGGCCGGCTCGTCGTCTCGGTCCGCACCGTCGACAACCACGTACGCGCCGTGCTGGAGAAACTGGACGCGCCCACCCGGCGCCATGTCGCCGTCCGCGCGGCCGAGCTCGGGCTGCTGGACGGCCACGAAAGCTAG
- a CDS encoding LysR substrate-binding domain-containing protein, with amino-acid sequence MTGSEAPPSFRLAYVPGVTPGKWVRIWNERRPDVPLTLVQVPAAEASEVLRGGDADAALVRLPVDRTVLSAIPLYTETTVVVVPTDHVVTAADEVSAADLADEILLHPLDDVLDWERPPGLAALERPATTEDAVELVAAGIGLLAVPQSLARLHHRKDLTYRPLVDAPESGVALSWPEDATTDLVDDFIGIVRGRTVNSTRGRARPEDQAQPARKRTEKTGGRKPAPGKGSRGGGSGGAKGSRGAQRGKPRRRS; translated from the coding sequence GTGACAGGCTCGGAAGCACCTCCCTCGTTCCGGCTCGCGTACGTCCCCGGCGTGACCCCCGGCAAGTGGGTGCGGATCTGGAACGAGCGTCGGCCCGACGTCCCGCTGACGCTGGTGCAGGTGCCGGCCGCGGAGGCGTCCGAGGTGCTGCGCGGCGGCGACGCGGACGCGGCGCTCGTACGGCTGCCGGTGGACCGCACGGTCCTCAGCGCGATCCCCCTCTACACCGAGACGACAGTGGTCGTGGTCCCGACGGACCACGTCGTCACGGCCGCCGACGAGGTGTCCGCCGCGGATCTCGCCGACGAGATCCTGCTGCACCCCCTCGACGACGTCCTCGACTGGGAACGGCCGCCCGGCCTGGCCGCCCTCGAGCGCCCCGCCACGACCGAGGACGCGGTCGAGTTGGTCGCGGCGGGCATCGGCCTCCTCGCCGTCCCCCAGTCGCTGGCCCGGCTGCATCACCGCAAGGACCTCACCTACCGCCCGCTGGTGGACGCTCCGGAGTCCGGCGTGGCCCTGTCCTGGCCGGAGGACGCGACGACCGACCTCGTCGACGACTTCATCGGGATCGTCCGGGGCCGGACGGTCAACAGCACCCGGGGACGCGCCCGGCCCGAGGACCAGGCGCAGCCGGCGCGCAAGCGTACGGAGAAGACCGGCGGCCGCAAGCCGGCCCCGGGCAAGGGCTCCCGCGGCGGTGGATCCGGCGGCGCCAAGGGATCCAGGGGCGCCCAGCGCGGAAAGCCCCGCCGCCGCTCGTAG
- a CDS encoding DUF5997 family protein, with amino-acid sequence MKSHQSAQTMKPATAAKKLGVYLPATPADFQSGVVSRTELGELQANPPEWLQELRRTGPHPRPVVAAKLGVSIAGLARGGVTEALTTEQIEALKQDRPEWLEKERATQAEVRKEAARIKQKNDEQDAS; translated from the coding sequence ATGAAGTCGCACCAGAGCGCCCAGACGATGAAGCCCGCCACCGCGGCGAAGAAGCTGGGTGTGTACCTCCCGGCCACCCCCGCGGATTTCCAGTCGGGCGTCGTCTCACGCACCGAACTCGGCGAGCTGCAGGCCAACCCGCCGGAGTGGCTCCAGGAACTGCGGCGCACCGGACCGCACCCCCGCCCGGTGGTCGCGGCGAAGCTCGGCGTCTCCATCGCGGGCCTCGCCCGCGGCGGCGTCACCGAGGCGCTCACCACCGAGCAGATCGAGGCGCTGAAGCAGGACCGGCCCGAGTGGCTGGAGAAGGAGCGCGCCACCCAGGCGGAGGTGCGCAAGGAAGCGGCGCGCATCAAGCAGAAGAACGACGAGCAGGACGCTTCCTGA
- a CDS encoding cytochrome P450 codes for MEIRLGPLRAWMACHPELAHQVLMDTRTFDKGGPLYDRLRPLMGDGLVTCRHDTYRRQRRLLQPDFRPSRVTGHTEPMSREAESVCGGWPTEGRIDVSAEMLALTTRVISRVLFSDSLGSAAAAEVRDSLAVIVRGLFVRTAVPVDALFRVPAPANRRYRRAVERVHAIVDAVVEERRRDARRADPHGGGDLLDTLLAAARGDGGAAAISEQEVHDHLVTLLLTGAESTALCLASAFDLLARNPEAERRLHAEVDTVLAGRRRPGPGDLPNLTYTRCVVSETLRHRPPGWLFMRVTTRETVLAGRRLPPGTTVLYSPYLLQHDPASFAAPDRFRPERWLPQAAAVPPGAMLPFATGGRKCIGDRFAVAEATVTVAAVAARWRLRHVPGHTERTRPGATLGPRSLVMTCEPRSRGPAGPVPRDRSLATRTGTAISSQDSRTAGDNGVDDA; via the coding sequence GTGGAGATACGCCTCGGGCCCCTGCGTGCCTGGATGGCCTGTCATCCCGAGCTGGCCCACCAGGTCCTGATGGACACGCGCACCTTCGACAAGGGGGGCCCGCTGTACGACCGGCTGCGGCCGCTCATGGGCGACGGCCTGGTCACCTGCCGCCATGACACCTACCGACGGCAACGCAGGCTGCTGCAACCCGACTTCCGTCCCTCCAGGGTCACCGGCCACACGGAACCGATGAGCCGGGAGGCCGAGTCGGTGTGCGGCGGATGGCCGACGGAAGGGCGGATCGACGTCAGCGCGGAGATGCTGGCCCTGACCACCCGGGTGATCAGCCGTGTCCTCTTCTCCGACTCGCTCGGCAGCGCGGCGGCCGCGGAGGTGCGCGACAGCCTCGCCGTCATCGTCCGCGGACTGTTCGTCCGTACGGCCGTGCCGGTCGACGCCCTCTTCCGCGTTCCCGCACCTGCGAACCGGCGCTACCGCCGCGCCGTCGAGCGCGTCCACGCGATCGTCGACGCGGTCGTCGAGGAACGGCGGCGCGACGCGCGACGCGCGGATCCGCACGGCGGGGGCGACCTGCTGGACACGCTGCTGGCCGCCGCCCGCGGTGACGGCGGAGCCGCCGCGATCAGCGAACAGGAGGTGCACGACCATCTCGTCACGCTCCTGCTCACCGGCGCCGAGAGCACCGCTCTGTGCCTGGCCTCGGCGTTCGACCTGCTGGCGCGGAACCCGGAGGCGGAGCGCCGGCTGCACGCCGAGGTCGACACCGTGCTCGCCGGACGGCGGCGCCCCGGCCCCGGGGACCTGCCGAACCTCACCTACACCCGGTGCGTCGTCAGTGAGACGCTGCGCCACCGCCCGCCCGGGTGGCTCTTCATGCGCGTGACGACCAGGGAAACCGTTCTCGCCGGGCGTCGGCTCCCGCCGGGTACCACCGTCCTGTACAGCCCCTATCTGCTCCAGCACGACCCGGCCTCGTTCGCCGCCCCCGACCGGTTCCGGCCCGAGCGCTGGCTGCCGCAGGCCGCCGCGGTCCCGCCGGGCGCGATGCTCCCGTTCGCCACGGGCGGGCGCAAGTGCATCGGCGACCGGTTCGCCGTCGCGGAGGCCACGGTGACCGTCGCGGCCGTCGCCGCGCGCTGGCGGCTGCGCCATGTTCCCGGGCACACCGAACGGACGCGCCCCGGGGCCACGTTGGGGCCGCGCTCGCTCGTGATGACCTGCGAGCCGCGGTCACGCGGCCCGGCGGGGCCGGTGCCTCGTGACCGTTCCCTCGCCACCCGGACAGGTACGGCCATTTCCTCGCAGGACTCCCGAACGGCGGGTGACAACGGTGTCGACGACGCATGA
- a CDS encoding Lrp/AsnC family transcriptional regulator — MAVDELDTRILRLLLEQPRTSVREYARVLGVARGTLQARLDRLERDGVITGTGPSLSPAALGHPVLAFVHIEVTQGHLDDVGDELAAVPEIVEAFSITGGGDLLTRVVARDNAHLEDVIQKLISLPGVVRTRTEVALRERVPHRLLPLVESIGRAARK, encoded by the coding sequence ATGGCCGTGGACGAGCTCGACACCCGCATCCTGCGGCTGCTCCTGGAGCAGCCCCGCACGAGCGTGCGCGAGTACGCCCGCGTCCTGGGCGTCGCCCGCGGCACGCTGCAGGCCCGGCTCGACCGGCTGGAGCGGGACGGGGTGATCACCGGCACCGGGCCGTCCCTGTCCCCCGCCGCTCTCGGTCATCCGGTGCTCGCGTTCGTGCACATCGAGGTCACCCAGGGCCATCTCGACGACGTGGGCGACGAGCTGGCCGCCGTACCGGAGATCGTCGAGGCGTTCTCGATCACCGGTGGCGGGGATCTGCTGACACGGGTGGTGGCGCGGGACAACGCCCACCTCGAGGACGTGATCCAGAAGCTGATCAGCCTCCCCGGCGTCGTCCGCACCCGGACCGAGGTGGCGCTGCGCGAGCGCGTGCCGCACCGGCTGCTGCCACTGGTGGAGTCGATCGGGCGTGCCGCCCGGAAATGA
- a CDS encoding FAD-binding oxidoreductase: MSNTPAQAARQELTGFTGELIGPDDAGYEDARAVYNAMIDKHPALIARCADADAVARVIAFARTHGLRLAVRGGGHHGAGLGTVEGGVVVDLSPLKDIHVDPEARTVRVGGGCVWGEVDRATNAHGLATPSGIISTTGVGGLATGGGLGHLTRKCGLTIDNLLAADLVLADGQQVRASADENTDLFWAIRGGGGNFGVITSFLFRLHEVSTVVAGPTFWPIEVSADVLTAYRDFLPNAPRELSAFFLHGTVPPAPPFPEELHLRKTAGVVWCYTGDDTEAAAREMAPLLDALPTPMLHAAGPMPHPDMQGMFDGLYPPGHQWYWRADFVNEISDDAVELHAKFGAETPTMQSTMHLYPIDGAAHDVGPNETPWAYRDARWASVYAGVDPDPAGAERVTQWTVDYFEALHPHSAGGAYVNMMMDEGQERVRASYRDNYDRLARVKADHDPDNVFRLNQNIRPAPKPHFETRP, encoded by the coding sequence ATGTCCAACACACCCGCTCAGGCGGCCCGCCAGGAACTGACCGGCTTCACCGGGGAACTGATCGGCCCCGACGACGCAGGCTACGAGGACGCCCGTGCCGTCTACAACGCCATGATCGACAAGCACCCGGCGCTCATCGCGCGCTGCGCCGACGCGGACGCGGTCGCCCGCGTGATCGCTTTCGCCCGTACGCACGGGCTGCGGCTCGCGGTCCGTGGCGGCGGCCACCACGGTGCCGGCCTCGGCACCGTCGAAGGGGGAGTGGTCGTCGACCTGTCACCGCTGAAGGACATCCACGTCGACCCTGAGGCCCGCACCGTACGCGTCGGCGGCGGCTGCGTCTGGGGCGAGGTCGACCGCGCCACCAACGCGCACGGTCTCGCCACCCCCAGCGGCATCATCTCCACCACCGGCGTCGGCGGCCTCGCCACCGGCGGCGGGCTCGGCCACCTGACCCGCAAGTGCGGCCTGACCATCGACAACCTGCTGGCGGCCGACCTCGTCCTGGCGGACGGACAGCAGGTACGGGCGAGCGCCGACGAGAACACCGACCTGTTCTGGGCGATCCGGGGCGGCGGCGGCAACTTCGGCGTCATCACGTCGTTCCTGTTCCGGCTGCACGAGGTGAGCACCGTCGTCGCCGGACCGACCTTCTGGCCCATCGAGGTCAGCGCCGACGTCCTCACCGCCTACCGCGACTTCCTCCCGAACGCGCCCCGCGAACTCAGCGCCTTCTTCCTGCACGGCACCGTCCCGCCGGCCCCGCCGTTCCCCGAGGAGCTGCACCTGCGCAAGACGGCCGGCGTCGTGTGGTGCTACACCGGCGACGACACCGAGGCGGCCGCCCGGGAGATGGCTCCGCTGCTCGACGCGCTGCCCACGCCGATGCTGCACGCGGCCGGGCCGATGCCGCACCCGGACATGCAGGGCATGTTCGACGGGCTCTATCCGCCCGGGCACCAGTGGTACTGGCGTGCCGACTTCGTCAACGAGATCTCCGACGACGCCGTCGAACTGCACGCCAAGTTCGGCGCGGAGACGCCCACCATGCAGTCGACGATGCACCTCTACCCGATCGACGGCGCCGCCCACGACGTCGGCCCGAACGAGACCCCCTGGGCCTACCGGGACGCGCGCTGGGCCTCCGTCTACGCCGGAGTCGACCCGGACCCGGCGGGCGCGGAACGCGTCACCCAGTGGACCGTCGACTACTTCGAGGCCCTGCACCCCCACTCGGCGGGCGGCGCCTACGTGAACATGATGATGGACGAGGGGCAGGAACGCGTCCGGGCCAGCTACCGCGACAACTACGACCGCCTGGCCCGCGTCAAGGCCGACCACGACCCGGACAACGTCTTCCGCCTCAACCAGAACATCCGCCCCGCCCCGAAACCCCACTTCGAAACCAGGCCCTGA